Proteins encoded together in one Vibrio metoecus window:
- a CDS encoding FG-GAP repeat protein: MSGGAAPNKMPLAFDLITISLSMNEKATIFTWQASDNATEYSLCRKDVSMPKSCDVLATSTTTSVIVNDIGIIKNLTSEYFVIAKNSSGEIASNKRSLTPQDLTPLIQYIKASNTEYNDQFGNSIALSSDGNTLAVAAWNEDSDGTGVNSGHQDNNNAEGAGAVYLFRYSASTWTQEAYIKASNTESDDSFGRSVALSSDGNTLAVGAIFEDSDGTGGKSGHQDSNNDFKSGAVYLFRYSASIWTQEAYIKASNPEYDDRFGHSVALSSDGNTLAVGAVFEDSTGTGVNSGSQVDYANYDSGAVYLFRYSASTWAQEAYIKASNTGYHDKFGHSVALSSDGNTLAVGAVYESSNGTGVNPDTQANNDAMRSGAVYLFRYSASTWTQEAYIKASNPDWGDVFGYSVALSSDGNTLAVGAVYESSNGTGVNPDTQANNDAMRSGAVYLFRYSASTWAQEAYIKASNTEGGDGFGHSVALSSDGNTLAVGAGSEASDGTGVNSGHQDNNNAAWSGAVYLFRYSASTWAQEAYIKASNTEGGMDLAIQLPYRQMAIRWL; encoded by the coding sequence GTGTCTGGTGGTGCAGCGCCTAATAAAATGCCATTAGCATTTGACCTAATCACAATCTCACTATCAATGAACGAGAAGGCAACAATTTTTACATGGCAGGCTTCGGATAATGCTACTGAGTATTCACTGTGTAGAAAAGATGTATCAATGCCAAAGTCTTGTGATGTACTCGCAACATCTACGACCACTAGTGTCATCGTTAATGACATTGGTATCATCAAAAATTTAACGTCTGAATATTTTGTTATTGCAAAGAATTCTTCTGGCGAAATCGCATCAAATAAAAGGTCGTTGACCCCTCAAGACTTAACGCCTCTCATTCAGTACATAAAGGCCTCTAACACTGAATATAATGACCAATTTGGCAATTCAATCGCCTTATCATCAGATGGCAACACGCTAGCTGTGGCGGCGTGGAATGAAGATTCCGATGGAACGGGGGTCAACTCTGGTCACCAAGATAATAATAATGCTGAAGGTGCTGGCGCGGTTTACCTCTTTCGTTATAGTGCATCCACATGGACTCAGGAAGCTTACATAAAGGCCTCTAACACTGAATCTGATGACTCCTTTGGCCGTTCAGTCGCCTTATCATCAGATGGCAATACGCTGGCTGTGGGTGCGATTTTTGAGGACTCAGATGGAACGGGGGGTAAATCTGGTCACCAAGATAGCAATAATGATTTCAAGTCTGGCGCGGTTTATCTGTTCCGCTACAGTGCATCGATATGGACTCAGGAAGCCTACATCAAGGCCTCTAACCCTGAGTATGATGATAGATTTGGCCATTCAGTCGCCTTATCATCAGATGGCAATACTCTGGCTGTGGGTGCGGTTTTTGAGGACTCAACTGGAACGGGGGTCAACTCTGGTAGTCAAGTTGATTATGCTAATTACGATTCTGGCGCGGTTTATCTGTTCCGTTACAGTGCATCGACGTGGGCTCAGGAAGCCTACATAAAAGCCTCTAATACTGGTTATCATGATAAATTTGGCCATTCAGTCGCCTTATCATCAGATGGTAATACGCTGGCTGTGGGTGCGGTTTATGAGAGTTCAAATGGAACAGGGGTCAACCCTGATACTCAAGCGAACAATGATGCTATGAGATCTGGCGCGGTTTATCTCTTCCGCTACAGTGCATCGACATGGACTCAGGAAGCCTACATAAAAGCTTCTAATCCTGATTGGGGAGATGTATTTGGCTATTCAGTCGCCTTATCGTCAGATGGCAATACGCTGGCTGTGGGTGCGGTTTATGAGAGTTCAAATGGAACAGGAGTCAACCCTGATACTCAAGCGAACAATGATGCTATGAGATCTGGCGCGGTTTATCTCTTCCGCTACAGTGCATCGACATGGGCTCAGGAAGCCTACATAAAGGCCTCTAATACTGAGGGGGGAGATGGATTTGGCCATTCAGTTGCCTTATCGTCAGATGGCAATACGCTGGCTGTGGGAGCAGGTTCTGAGGCATCAGATGGAACAGGGGTCAACTCAGGTCACCAAGATAACAATAATGCTGCCTGGTCTGGTGCGGTTTATCTCTTCCGCTACAGTGCGTCGACATGGGCTCAGGAAGCCTACATAAAGGCATCTAATACTGAGGGGGGGATGGATTTGGCTATTCAGTTGCCTTATCGTCAGATGGCAATACGCTGGCTGTGA
- a CDS encoding GMP reductase, whose product MRIEQELKLGFKDVLFRPKRSTLKSRSQVNLTREFTFKHSGRQWSGVPVIAANMDSVGSFAMAKALAEHGVMTAVHKHYTVADWAEFVKSADKATLNNVMVSTGTSEADFQKTKDVMALSDELIFICIDIANGYSEHLVEYVQRVRAAFPDKVISAGNVVTGDMVEELILAGADIVKVGIGPGSVCTTRVKTGVGYPQLSAIIECADAAHGLGGRIIGDGGCTCPGDVAKAFGGGADFVMLGGMLAGHEEAGGELIVKDGETFMKFYGMSSKSAMDKHSGGVAGYRAAEGKTVLLPYRGSVHSTIQDILGGVRSTCTYVGAAELRELTKRTTFIRVQEQENNVYGRE is encoded by the coding sequence ATGCGTATCGAACAAGAACTTAAGTTAGGTTTTAAAGATGTCCTGTTTCGCCCGAAACGTTCAACCCTGAAAAGCCGTTCTCAAGTAAATTTAACCCGCGAGTTTACTTTCAAACATAGTGGTCGTCAATGGTCAGGCGTACCTGTGATTGCCGCCAATATGGACTCGGTAGGCAGTTTTGCCATGGCTAAAGCCTTGGCTGAGCATGGTGTGATGACCGCAGTGCACAAACATTACACTGTGGCTGATTGGGCTGAGTTTGTGAAAAGTGCCGACAAAGCGACCCTGAACAATGTTATGGTTTCAACCGGCACATCGGAAGCGGATTTCCAAAAAACCAAAGATGTGATGGCACTGTCGGATGAGTTGATCTTCATCTGTATCGATATCGCGAATGGCTATTCTGAGCATCTTGTTGAGTACGTGCAAAGAGTGCGCGCTGCATTTCCTGACAAAGTTATCTCTGCGGGTAACGTCGTAACAGGCGATATGGTAGAAGAGCTTATCCTCGCGGGTGCCGACATTGTTAAAGTAGGCATTGGCCCGGGCTCTGTGTGTACGACACGCGTAAAAACCGGTGTCGGCTACCCACAACTGTCCGCGATTATCGAATGTGCGGATGCTGCGCACGGCCTTGGTGGTCGCATCATCGGTGACGGCGGCTGTACGTGTCCGGGAGATGTCGCGAAAGCCTTCGGCGGCGGTGCGGATTTCGTGATGCTTGGCGGTATGCTGGCAGGTCATGAAGAAGCAGGCGGTGAACTCATCGTAAAAGATGGTGAAACCTTCATGAAATTTTACGGCATGTCATCTAAGAGCGCGATGGACAAGCATTCTGGCGGTGTAGCAGGTTACCGTGCAGCCGAAGGAAAAACCGTACTATTGCCATACCGTGGCAGCGTTCACAGCACCATTCAAGACATCCTCGGCGGTGTGCGCTCAACCTGTACCTATGTAGGCGCGGCGGAGCTTCGTGAGCTAACCAAGCGTACAACATTTATCCGAGTTCAAGAGCAAGAGAACAACGTCTACGGGCGTGAGTAA
- a CDS encoding outer membrane beta-barrel protein, which produces MAHSHYWLLVCCWLALPVYAGSSPYSFSLNTGFSRIDNSASTNEAWVTQFGYSYQFSPFIGLDLGYSGMIGNGAEMLNIQRQKIDVKVEGFYFGAFMEQPINNVTTLYARGGVAQMKVKERYAVGAIEDNQQFSGTHPYLGIGTKVKSSLDKSLALTMELNYQTLEQDYSSLSFTVGGQYRF; this is translated from the coding sequence ATGGCGCATTCACATTATTGGCTGTTAGTCTGCTGTTGGTTAGCTCTACCTGTTTATGCAGGCTCTAGCCCCTATTCATTTTCTCTAAATACAGGATTTAGCCGTATTGATAACTCAGCGAGCACTAATGAAGCTTGGGTGACTCAATTTGGTTATAGCTATCAGTTTTCTCCCTTTATCGGCTTAGATCTCGGCTACTCTGGGATGATCGGCAATGGCGCTGAGATGTTGAATATACAGCGGCAAAAGATTGACGTAAAAGTAGAGGGGTTCTACTTCGGAGCTTTCATGGAACAGCCCATCAATAATGTTACTACTCTTTATGCAAGAGGCGGCGTGGCTCAGATGAAGGTGAAAGAACGCTATGCCGTCGGCGCTATTGAGGATAACCAGCAATTTTCAGGTACTCATCCCTATTTAGGCATTGGAACCAAAGTTAAATCCAGTCTCGACAAAAGCTTGGCGCTAACAATGGAATTGAACTACCAGACTCTCGAACAAGATTATTCGAGCCTCTCTTTTACTGTTGGTGGGCAATATCGTTTTTAA
- a CDS encoding potassium channel family protein, whose amino-acid sequence MKLAIRKKLLEKVENTTETPMLILSVVYVVVALLPDIAVLSPDDLEFLDGLLWIVWGIFATELLVKITVSPKPLQYMVQNWPDVLIVAMPFLRPLRFLRILLVLPKAWKQTKSVLRQKTFSFIGLTSLSTVLLSASFVYLVEKGTPSPINSYSDALWWAMSTITTVGYGDMYPVTGFGRGVAVFLMLTGITLFGLLTASVASFFVEDDTSKKDHQSINTLLEKNQLLETQLSQLVAVQRPRRRFHLASYRQQLAQRENERKSQKPKTKRRRLSL is encoded by the coding sequence ATGAAGCTAGCCATTCGAAAGAAGCTATTAGAAAAAGTTGAGAACACAACAGAAACCCCCATGTTAATTCTGTCTGTGGTTTATGTTGTCGTGGCTCTATTGCCCGATATTGCCGTCTTATCTCCGGATGATTTGGAATTTCTTGATGGTTTACTGTGGATTGTCTGGGGAATTTTTGCGACTGAGCTATTAGTTAAAATCACCGTTAGCCCGAAACCCTTGCAATATATGGTGCAGAACTGGCCGGATGTATTGATTGTTGCCATGCCATTTCTACGGCCACTACGCTTTTTACGGATCTTATTGGTTCTGCCAAAAGCGTGGAAACAAACCAAATCTGTGCTGCGCCAAAAAACGTTTAGTTTTATCGGCCTCACCAGTCTTTCTACCGTTTTACTCTCTGCATCTTTTGTCTATTTGGTGGAAAAAGGCACACCAAGCCCAATTAACAGTTATTCAGATGCACTCTGGTGGGCAATGTCGACGATTACAACTGTTGGCTATGGAGACATGTATCCTGTGACAGGATTTGGACGGGGTGTCGCGGTATTTTTGATGTTAACAGGGATCACCTTGTTTGGTTTACTTACCGCAAGTGTTGCCTCTTTTTTCGTCGAGGATGACACTTCCAAAAAAGATCACCAATCGATCAATACGTTGTTGGAGAAAAACCAGTTATTGGAAACACAACTGAGTCAATTAGTGGCGGTTCAACGCCCGAGACGACGTTTCCATCTGGCGAGCTATCGTCAACAGCTCGCCCAACGCGAAAATGAGAGAAAAAGCCAGAAGCCTAAGACAAAGCGTCGTCGTTTATCTCTCTAG
- a CDS encoding Na+/H+ antiporter NhaC family protein — translation MVFLLLFMGVGSYLTLQGVEFAFYQLPAPVAVLPAVVLAITLSKESLNRAIEQFLRGVGHSDIMAMCIIYLLAGAFAAVAKATGGVDATVNLGLALLPASLILPGLFVISAFVATAMGTSMGTIAAIAPVALGIAQAAELNLGLTAGVVLSGAMFGDNLSIISDTTIAATRSQGCHMRDKFKENIRIALPAAILALVVFTLSSQTAQSPATSEIEWLKVLPYLTILVLAVMGFNVFLVLLVGTLMAAGVGGFSDGYSLSALTKDVYAGFGNMQEIFLLSMLIGGMGELMKQQGGLAFLTHQISRMINKFARSHGDVQKMRASELGIAGLVALTNACTANNTVAIIVSGGVAKELAEQNNVTPKRSASLLDIFSCIMQGILPYGAQALLLGSIFHMSPLSVVSYSYYCFFLALAAIVAVFRRHTMR, via the coding sequence ATGGTTTTTTTGCTGCTATTTATGGGAGTGGGAAGTTATCTCACTTTACAAGGGGTTGAGTTTGCGTTTTACCAGTTACCCGCTCCTGTAGCTGTGTTGCCTGCTGTAGTGTTGGCGATCACCTTGAGTAAAGAATCACTCAATCGAGCCATCGAGCAGTTTTTACGTGGTGTGGGTCATAGCGATATCATGGCGATGTGCATCATCTATCTGCTTGCTGGTGCGTTTGCTGCCGTAGCGAAAGCGACGGGAGGTGTCGATGCAACGGTAAATCTTGGTTTAGCCCTGTTGCCGGCCAGCCTGATTCTGCCTGGGCTATTTGTGATTTCTGCTTTTGTTGCAACTGCAATGGGTACCTCAATGGGCACGATTGCGGCAATTGCGCCCGTCGCGCTCGGTATTGCGCAAGCGGCAGAGTTGAATTTGGGTTTGACGGCAGGGGTTGTGCTTAGTGGCGCCATGTTTGGTGATAACCTTTCTATCATCTCTGATACTACCATCGCGGCGACTCGTTCTCAGGGTTGCCACATGCGTGATAAGTTTAAAGAAAACATTCGAATTGCTCTGCCTGCAGCAATACTTGCGTTGGTGGTATTTACATTAAGCAGTCAAACCGCACAATCACCAGCAACGAGTGAGATTGAATGGTTGAAAGTGTTGCCATACTTGACGATCCTCGTTCTTGCGGTGATGGGATTCAATGTGTTCCTTGTGCTGCTAGTAGGGACGTTAATGGCTGCGGGCGTCGGGGGTTTTAGCGATGGCTATTCACTGTCTGCACTTACAAAAGATGTGTATGCAGGCTTTGGAAATATGCAGGAAATTTTCCTATTGTCGATGCTGATTGGTGGAATGGGCGAGCTAATGAAGCAGCAAGGTGGATTAGCGTTTCTCACGCACCAAATTAGCCGCATGATTAATAAGTTTGCTCGTTCACACGGCGATGTGCAGAAGATGCGTGCCAGTGAATTAGGGATTGCCGGTTTAGTCGCGTTAACGAACGCATGTACGGCCAATAACACAGTGGCAATCATCGTAAGTGGTGGCGTGGCAAAAGAACTCGCAGAACAAAACAATGTGACGCCTAAGCGTTCTGCCAGCTTACTGGACATCTTCTCTTGTATTATGCAGGGTATTTTGCCATATGGTGCTCAAGCGTTACTACTGGGCTCTATATTCCATATGTCACCGCTGAGTGTGGTGAGTTATTCTTACTACTGCTTCTTCCTTGCTTTAGCTGCCATTGTGGCGGTCTTTCGCCGCCACACCATGCGTTAA
- a CDS encoding 2-hydroxyacid dehydrogenase, with translation MLNVVFFSAKSYDITSFNPLVDPSRLALHFHDFRLTEKTAQMAKGCEVVCAFVNDELSAPVLEQLYQGGTRLVAMRCAGFDKVDLVAAKELGIQVVRVPAYSPEAVAEHTVGMMMCLNRRFHKAYQRTRDANFSLDGLVGFNFYGKTVGVIGSGKIGVATMRILKGLGMQILCFDPYPNPDAIALGARYVELPELFAHSDVITLHCPMSKKNYHLLNDAAFEQMKDGVMIINTSRGELLDSAAAIEALKRGRIGALGLDVYDNEKDLFFQDKSNDVIVDDVFRRLSACHNVLFTGHQAFLTEDALNNIAQTTLNNIELFFSNQTSGNELIQ, from the coding sequence ATGCTCAACGTCGTATTTTTTAGCGCAAAATCCTACGATATCACCTCATTTAATCCACTGGTTGATCCCTCAAGGTTGGCGCTGCATTTTCATGATTTTCGCCTCACCGAAAAAACCGCACAAATGGCTAAAGGCTGTGAAGTCGTATGCGCTTTTGTTAATGATGAGCTGAGCGCGCCTGTTTTAGAACAGCTGTATCAAGGTGGCACGCGTTTAGTTGCCATGCGCTGCGCAGGATTCGATAAAGTTGATTTGGTAGCAGCGAAAGAGTTAGGTATTCAAGTGGTTCGAGTCCCTGCCTACTCTCCCGAAGCCGTTGCGGAACATACAGTGGGAATGATGATGTGCCTTAACCGTCGTTTCCATAAAGCATACCAGCGCACACGAGATGCTAATTTCTCGCTAGATGGATTAGTTGGCTTTAACTTTTATGGCAAAACAGTGGGGGTCATCGGCTCTGGAAAAATTGGCGTAGCAACCATGCGCATTTTAAAAGGCTTAGGTATGCAGATCCTCTGCTTTGATCCATACCCAAATCCAGATGCGATTGCATTAGGTGCTCGCTATGTGGAACTGCCAGAGCTATTTGCTCACAGTGATGTCATCACTTTGCATTGTCCCATGAGCAAAAAGAACTACCATTTATTAAATGATGCCGCGTTTGAACAAATGAAAGATGGGGTCATGATCATCAACACCAGTCGAGGCGAGTTGTTAGATTCTGCCGCAGCGATCGAAGCTCTCAAACGAGGACGAATTGGCGCTCTAGGCTTGGATGTTTACGACAATGAGAAAGATCTGTTCTTCCAAGACAAGTCCAACGATGTGATCGTCGATGATGTCTTCCGTCGCCTTTCCGCTTGCCACAACGTGCTGTTTACAGGTCACCAAGCCTTTTTGACTGAAGATGCGCTCAACAATATAGCCCAAACCACACTCAACAATATCGAGCTTTTTTTCAGTAACCAAACGTCAGGCAACGAACTAATTCAATAG
- a CDS encoding NAD(P)H-hydrate dehydratase produces the protein MPLPSHFYTTQQLKQGEQQAAQERGLDLFNLMERAGQAVFTIAFAQFPSSHHWLICCGGGNNGGDGYIVAVLARHMGIDVTVWQLGDPDNLPPEAHQAYQQWKELGGTVYAPQTELPESVDVIIDALFGIGLKEVLRPQVAPLVEQLNLSGKPIVSIDVPSGLCADTGQVMGACIKAQHTVSLIGLKQGLVTGQARCYVGALHYAGLGVEEVFAQHNAPSVVAIEGKLRHSLLPPRAACTHKGQNGKALIVGGNEGMGGALILCASACARTGAGLTAAMTHPDNVTAMLTITPEVMSTSWSKQHLFEDRIQWCDALALGPGLGRDTQAQQIMQRLSPLVVPKVWDADALYFLSLTPNYDAQRIITPHPVEAARLLECDVEAIEKDRFAAVRALQLRYGGVVVLKGAGTLVDDGKEIAVCLQGNPGMASGGMGDVLTGIIAALLAQKIGLAEAAKLGVWLHSNAADLDAKAHGQRGLLASDLLPHLRELLN, from the coding sequence ATGCCGTTACCCAGTCATTTTTATACGACACAGCAGCTCAAACAAGGTGAACAACAAGCCGCACAAGAGCGTGGACTTGATCTGTTCAATTTGATGGAGCGTGCAGGCCAAGCGGTTTTTACGATCGCTTTTGCCCAATTTCCTTCCAGTCATCATTGGCTGATTTGTTGTGGTGGTGGAAATAATGGAGGCGATGGCTATATCGTGGCTGTTTTAGCGCGACATATGGGGATTGACGTCACTGTTTGGCAGCTAGGCGATCCGGATAACCTCCCTCCAGAAGCACATCAAGCCTATCAACAATGGAAGGAGTTGGGGGGCACAGTTTATGCTCCACAAACAGAACTGCCTGAAAGCGTGGATGTTATTATTGATGCATTATTTGGGATTGGCTTGAAAGAGGTGCTGCGGCCACAAGTTGCACCTTTAGTAGAACAATTGAACCTTAGTGGTAAGCCTATCGTGTCGATTGATGTCCCTTCTGGGTTATGTGCCGATACAGGCCAAGTGATGGGGGCTTGTATCAAGGCGCAGCATACGGTGAGCTTAATTGGCCTCAAACAAGGGTTAGTCACAGGGCAGGCGCGTTGCTATGTTGGTGCTTTACATTATGCGGGTTTAGGCGTTGAAGAAGTGTTTGCACAGCACAACGCGCCGTCTGTGGTGGCGATTGAAGGTAAGTTACGGCACAGTTTACTTCCACCGCGAGCTGCGTGTACCCATAAAGGTCAAAATGGCAAAGCACTGATCGTGGGCGGAAATGAGGGTATGGGGGGAGCTCTCATCCTTTGTGCTTCTGCTTGTGCCAGAACTGGAGCAGGTTTGACAGCGGCGATGACTCATCCTGACAATGTAACGGCTATGTTGACGATTACTCCTGAAGTGATGAGCACCAGTTGGAGTAAACAGCACTTATTTGAAGACCGTATTCAATGGTGTGATGCGCTTGCGTTGGGTCCCGGTTTGGGCAGAGATACACAGGCTCAGCAGATCATGCAGCGTTTGAGTCCACTGGTTGTGCCGAAAGTATGGGATGCTGATGCGCTGTACTTTCTTTCTTTAACACCAAACTATGATGCCCAGCGTATTATTACTCCACATCCTGTTGAAGCTGCACGCCTACTGGAATGTGATGTGGAAGCGATTGAAAAGGATCGTTTTGCGGCGGTTCGTGCTTTACAACTGCGTTATGGCGGGGTTGTTGTACTGAAAGGGGCAGGAACTCTTGTCGATGATGGGAAAGAGATTGCAGTTTGCTTACAAGGAAATCCTGGAATGGCCAGTGGTGGGATGGGCGATGTGCTCACCGGGATTATTGCGGCGCTCTTAGCCCAAAAAATTGGTTTAGCAGAGGCCGCGAAACTTGGCGTATGGTTACACAGTAACGCCGCCGATTTAGATGCCAAGGCACATGGCCAGAGAGGGCTTCTGGCCAGTGATTTATTACCACATCTGCGTGAGCTATTGAATTAG
- a CDS encoding PAS domain-containing protein: MLALPAEFEQFHWMVDMVQNVDMGLIVIDRDYNVQVWNGFMTHHSGKQAHDAIGKSLFELFPEIPREWFKLKAKPVYDLGCRSFITWQQRPYLFHCRNVRPVTQQANFMYQNVTLNPMRTPTGVVNSLFLSIQDATSEALISIQASAQ; the protein is encoded by the coding sequence ATGCTTGCGTTACCTGCGGAGTTTGAGCAATTCCACTGGATGGTTGACATGGTGCAGAATGTCGATATGGGATTGATAGTGATTGATCGTGATTACAATGTCCAAGTGTGGAACGGGTTTATGACGCACCACAGTGGTAAACAAGCCCATGACGCTATTGGTAAATCGCTGTTTGAACTGTTTCCTGAAATACCTCGTGAATGGTTTAAACTCAAGGCGAAACCTGTTTACGACCTTGGATGTCGCAGCTTCATCACATGGCAACAGCGTCCTTATCTTTTTCATTGCCGTAACGTACGCCCTGTGACCCAACAGGCTAATTTTATGTACCAAAACGTGACGCTTAATCCCATGCGAACCCCAACCGGTGTGGTCAATTCGCTGTTTTTATCGATTCAAGATGCCACCAGTGAAGCTTTGATCTCTATACAAGCATCAGCTCAATAA
- a CDS encoding response regulator, which translates to MSFPVLICDDSPLARKQMARSLPASLNADITFAVHGLDAMSILENQSFKLMFLDLTMPELDGFETLEAMGKKGHTTPVVVVSGDIQPKAKERVLALGAKAFIQKPIDKNVLNDVLKMLVEPPTQPRIVTPVSIELPILKRRDIYMEVANVSIGRAADALARHFDVFVELPLPNVNIFEVSELHMALRDLADNSQVSGVCQGFSGEGIAGEALVLLSDSSVADLKKLMKVPVDSEDLQELELLMDVSNILVGSFLNGLGHQAEVRFFQSSPVLLGRHLSIDSVINSTAGSFRKTMTFEVSYNIEGTSIRCDLLFMFVDESLPLLDNKLSYLMEDF; encoded by the coding sequence ACTCGCGCGTAAACAAATGGCGCGCTCGCTTCCTGCATCGCTTAATGCGGATATCACGTTTGCGGTGCATGGACTGGATGCGATGAGCATTTTAGAAAATCAAAGCTTTAAGCTCATGTTTTTGGACCTCACTATGCCTGAGCTCGATGGTTTCGAGACATTAGAGGCTATGGGGAAAAAGGGACACACGACCCCTGTGGTGGTTGTTTCTGGTGATATCCAGCCTAAAGCCAAAGAGCGTGTGCTTGCGTTGGGTGCGAAAGCCTTCATTCAAAAGCCGATTGATAAGAATGTTTTGAATGATGTTCTTAAGATGTTGGTGGAACCGCCGACTCAACCGCGTATTGTTACGCCAGTTTCGATTGAGCTGCCAATTTTAAAACGTCGTGACATTTATATGGAAGTCGCGAACGTTTCCATTGGCCGAGCGGCCGATGCTTTAGCCCGTCATTTCGATGTGTTTGTTGAGTTACCTTTACCCAATGTAAATATATTTGAGGTGAGTGAGTTACATATGGCACTACGCGATCTTGCTGATAACAGCCAAGTATCGGGGGTTTGTCAGGGTTTTAGTGGTGAAGGCATTGCTGGTGAGGCGCTCGTTTTACTGAGTGATTCGAGTGTCGCAGATCTCAAAAAATTGATGAAAGTGCCTGTAGATAGTGAAGATCTGCAAGAGCTAGAACTATTGATGGATGTTTCCAATATTCTAGTGGGATCGTTTTTGAACGGTTTGGGGCATCAAGCTGAAGTACGTTTCTTCCAAAGTTCTCCAGTGTTGTTAGGCCGACACCTTTCTATCGACTCGGTGATCAACTCTACCGCAGGATCGTTTAGAAAAACGATGACATTTGAAGTGAGTTATAACATTGAGGGCACTTCGATCCGTTGTGACTTATTGTTTATGTTTGTGGATGAGTCTTTGCCGCTGCTGGATAACAAACTTTCCTATTTAATGGAGGACTTCTGA